ATCATGTGACCTTAGAGTTGAGAGATGTTAAGAAGTACTCACAGTGCGACCCCAACGATCCATGGAGTTCACATCAGCTCCTTTATCAAGAAGTAGATCAACTATCTCTGTGCAACCCTCACATGATGCCAAGTGAAGAGCTGTTCTCTTGTCATAGTCGGCTAGGTTGGCATCCACACCTTTCTTGAGTTCTTGGATAACACCGGCTTTATCGCCCTTGCTCGAACAAAACAGGAGCCGGTATGGACCGTCCCACTCCCCCCCATGAGATGGGATCTGTTATAGAAAGAACAAGATGGTTAATCCCAAGTCAATAAAGGAAAACAAGGCATCATGGCCCGCAACTAAAACTAGAAATATGAAGAAGCAAAAAACACAATAGTCACAAGAACACAAAATTGCACTAGTGTCTCAGACACCAACCAAATTAAAAGCTTGAATATTTCACAAAAGTAATCTTAAAAGACTGCCACaaacatgaaaattttgaatacaCCCTTTTGGTACGGATTATTTTCATTAGGAAATGCATTATCGAAATTCTTAGCAGTAGATAAACAGAACACACTATGGTCCGAAACAACATCACAAGTTTGCATATTCAGTAACCGAAAAGTTTATGCTTTGTATATGTTGTACAAAACTGGTTTTTTTACCTTAGCAGGCGAAGAGCGATGCCTCTGATCTTCCATGAGAGAGAAAAGAACGAACCCTGTTCCCAGAGACACTTCTGCAAACACTAACTGGCGTTATTAAAGGAAATGAAAAGTTCAAGAATAACCACAAAGCTTAACATGGATAACTTCAATCATGGTCAACCAACCGTGTTACAGTTGAAACTGCTGATGGTGGACAGTCCAAAAGAGTCCTGATCATCATCGGACAATCCCATAACTCGTAGCATTGTCTTTTGGTTAAATTACAACTGAAAAATCGAAAACTTGGGACAATTCGTCCAAGCTGATTGACTGGAttaaaaaaagaggaaaaaaaatcCGTTTACGTAGTTTGGATTTTGGGTTTTTCTTAGTTTAGAATACTTTGTATTACCAAATTTTCTTTGACTATGGCGTGATATCGCCGGATGGTTACATGATCGTTTTTGCATTTTCGTTTCCGAGCAGTAGCTTGCTGAACTATCAAAGACCAACCAAATATATGGGGGGAATGGTAAAAAGACCATCCCACTTGCCAACGTTTTAATTTAATACTAAAAAAcatatttgaaaaaatatataacgagtaggtttcttgtgagacggtctcacgaatatttatgtgtgagacggatcaaccctaccaatattcacaataaaaaataatactcttaacataaaaaataatattttttcatggatgacctaaataagatatcggtatcacaaaatacgacccgtgagaccgtctcacacaagtttttgctatatataatatagataaaTTGAAAATGTATTTAACATAATTATATCATtatatttcttttaaaaattatgctaaattcaaaaaataattacaaaccagaaaaaaaaaattaatcatgaatTAGGAGACCTTGAATGCCTCCAATTTTAGAAATCCGATATATATTAACTAATTTGGTGAAACATGTCCaatatattgaaaattaatGACACTACAATACTATTTATTTCTCAAACAAATCGTTACATAAGAAGGaaagttttaaaaatgaaaaaaaaaattgattaaaaatatatgatattttaaatccttaatttaaTGGATATATTAAATTCATTCAATTAATgaaattaaatttcttattgCAAAAGCCTCAAAATTGTGGACGAGGATTATTTTACCAAAGGTGTATTTGTTGGTCAAACGATGTAAGAATTTCACCAGAGTAATATGTGTcgtattttcatgtatttatttattaaaaatctcGAAAATACAATAATAATCGGCACTCTTTTAATTTCTCGTATATATTTCTAAtcgatttttgggttttatccATTAACTATTTTTAGAATTTTCCTTAAAGGAGTATTTGTGGAAGGACCATCTCATATTCCGTTCATAAGACAAAAACATTTGTTCTATAAAATGTTACAATAAACTTTTATAGCAATTTAAATATCGATGGGTGATAATTTTACATACATGATTATGATATTTCCATTCACTTTTAttagttttatattatttttttgcagACCGCTTTTCAAATGAAAAGACCAGAAATCATGCTAGAGGACAACGATGTTGGGAAATCAGTATGTAGGACAATTATAAGTGTCACGCCCGGGGACGgcggttggttgacaccggcgttgctctcaaatttacattcgaaaacaacaagcctcagaagtataaaattcagaaaccagtctttttattcataatacggaataaatcaattgtctgttACAACTCGAATACTAATgctttacagcggaaatgtaaaaccagacataacagtgtcttaacagatgcagcggaattaacataaacataaactgaGAACAatagtcttcttcaccagccccagaactggatctgctcttcttcttctaacttttctttctcgttcttatctgagatgtgtttggtgggtgagtgatatgattgtcactcagtaagcaggggcgagAATAACTCCCAattttcgaaatcgttttcaacaggACAGTAAAACAGTAATATGCagaaaactcttattttcagaacagaaatcagaattcagaaatcacaggtttcagaacagaaatcagaattagtaagcactgagcacgttagtgaatttcatggctaaaacgatatcagtcccctatatgttctctcctctaaggggtgaggccagaatcagaatcagaattcagaaatgttcagaatatatattcctaccattagttcactagggagtttcagtgctttaaaatcaaaaatcaaacatacagaaactgaactttaaaacagaattatcaaacggatttcaagatatttatatataagcccacttactgtaatttgctagagtttttcggttgaagtctggaaatctgcttgcctcgctactggattttacagcttcgaaaaatgcactctcttagctctaatttcaagtgataactcgaGATTTTGGTAACATCAATTCAGAGATTTAGGGTgatatttataggccaaaatctgattgttagccttccaattaatgatcataatctgccattaacagcctttattccatgttaaatgcttcagttacaagtcctgagcagaaccagtagctatctgctagaatctcgctactgaactcttctgatgctggattctgtctgctggatttttgtctgctggaaaaataccatcttctgaaatctaagttgctgctggaattgttagcttctgctgaaatttgctagctgctgctactactggaatttcaggttctcacaatAACTATTAGGACATCACAATGGTGGAAGCTTATCATTTATTAAAGTTATATATAGGAATGAACATAATTCAGATTTATTAGGATTCTGTATGATACATCATCTTtttcatttattatatttagcatcatcatcatattcatcatcaTCGAGTATTcaatttcattttcatcatcatattGGCCCAATGATTGAATATCCATATTTTACCCAAATATCTTATTATcacatattattgttttttttcaaatttgaattatttcgaATAAACATGAATATTAACAAAATTATTGAAAACAACatgagaaaaaatatataaaaaatttagcaaATTAAACATTGTAAAAGAAATAACAACATATTAGAACAATTTATTCTAACATCATTATCCTACAAAAATAGCATcaattttatgctaatagttttcttcattttattcaactactacaattcaacaaaaacataatataattaacattatagtcgaaaaattatatatatatatatatatatatatatatatgtatatatatatatatatatatgtatatatatatatatatatgtatttaatttaataggATATTCGGGTCAGATATAAGTAGTATTCTCAAAGACCCGCCTTCATCCACATACCCGAAAATTCTCGTATCTGATTACTCATTTATTTAATCGGATAAAAAATACTCTCTATACCTTCCTCCATTCGATTCTCCATAGGATTTGGAGGAAATTGTCAGCATCttcttttctatttttcttaGAGAAATATTAGAACTGAGtttcgaaaatattttaatttcatgaTTTTCAAGATTATTCTCACTTAAGAACTCCAAACAATATCTTGACGGGCAAATGCACATTTTCAGCAGCATCaatgataaattaaaaaaaaggaGGATACTCTTTTTTCCAGGAATGTCAAATTTGGTCCAAGTTGAATagataaatattttagtgaaatatACAAAAGTCCATGCcatttatatgtttttatttattgatttttggCCTTCTTCGTCAGCAGAAAGAGTGAAAAAAAATTGATCCCAAGCATGTCCTAAgcaataataaaaacaaattttatACTTATTACACATCaatattgaaaaattaataaataaaaaaattatttagaaaatgataatttataaataatgagtcGTGCACATTTTTCCCATTGacctaaaatttaaaaattcccACTCCATCACACGTTCTAATATTCACTTGGAACACATAATGGTATGCACGTCCATCAAATGGACCAAAGTCTAACATAATCATTTATTAAAATACTATAAATAATTTCTACAAAGTTTATTTATACTAAATTTCAATTCACCTAGAATAGTTCATTCATGACATAatgcattttttttaatatagtttCACACCTTCGAGACCATGGAAATTATACATAATAATTATCCAACGTACATCAACGAGTAGCAATTGCGGGTTTTAtcgacataaattttttttatacataataaaaatccactaaaatttaaataatttttcttaaaaatgaaatatttgaaattagtATATGTTCTAGAATCAAAATTATATAGTGACGGGTATCTATACATAACTTTATTATTGTGATCGTATTATCATCGATTATTGATAAGATAATATTTTGTGACGAAATTTTAAATAGAAAacaatgaatttaataaatttgaaacGAAACAACAATTTTAATAGAAACTATTAATGGCCAACTCCGTACCATatgctaattaaaattttatatgacAACCTAATAAAATGAATAACTATTTCGTAATTATTTACTAACACAACTACCCCATTATCCATTTTTTGACCTATTCTTACAACTTGAGCAAAGTTTCCATAAATGGTATCTTTTCTATAATACAAAGTCTTTCTATCATAATAGCTTTCTTGTgagatctcacgaatctttatctatgagaatagtcaaccctaccaatattcacaataaaaagtaatattttttcatggatgacccaaataagagatctgtctcacaaaatacgaccgtgagaccttctcacacaagtttttgccttctaTCATAATTTGTCTTACATAtaaatccaaatattttgagttGATTCTCATATAGTTTTTGTCCCTTATTAATGTCTGAATTATCATATTATCACGTTATCCTCCAAATATTTTATCGTTATATCATGATAATTGAgcttgatatttttttattcctcataaaaaaaaaatcacataacccctaaaataaaaatagataaatattaaaaacaaaaaataaataaaataagtttATTGCAAAAGGCCATTCAATCTaaataaaagaaattatttaaaatatacttaattaaataaatatttctgTATAAAAAATGTTTAATATAAGTACACTCATCATGTAATCCATTCATTCTACACACAaatatcaaacttttgcatattTTGATCAACTTAAAGTTGATGTTTGGCTTTATTTTCCTCTCAGAATGAAACTTCAACATCTTTAGCAACTATGGCTTGTAGTTTAAGATTCCGACCACATGGTATTCGCATGAACAAATTTTGCTTTCTTTAAGGTAAAGTTATTGCAGATATGTAGAGGGAACTGTTTCAATTTCAAATTAACTTCTAACTCTTTGAATTTCAAACTCTACTTGCTCTAATCAAAAGGTATAAAAGATAATATATCaagattttcttaaaaaaaatccaaaGTTCTGATATAAACAATGACAGTTGCTCTTTTTCTTGATAAAGATCTTCAATTATCGAATATTTGCCTTTTCTATTTCAATAACTTTTTGCAGTTCCCGGCTAGTTTCTCGCATTCAAAATTAGAATATAAGATTTTCATATTCAAACCCCTTTTTCTGTTATAACTTATTCAAGTGATTTCTTGACAAAAATATACAAGTTTTCTCTGCGGATTCTGCGTTCTTCGTTTCAAGAATATTGTCTCTTTTATGGCATGATAATATTTAAGTGATTTCTTGACAGAAGTAGACAGTTTTCCATTGCGGATTTTGGTTCCTAACACATTAAACCAGAAGCCTACATAgtgaaaaatcaagaaaatggaCAGAAGCACGTCAAATTCTCATGATGAGAACAATGATTTGGGATATCGCCCTTCACTTTCTACTGGTCCATCATTAAACACAGAAACCATGAGTTACTCGGCTTCGAGTGGCGATTCTTTCGCCTACTGCAGGACTAATTCCGAGATCTCGGCGTTTTCGGGGCAAGCGGACGACATCACCTGTTCTGAGGCAGCCTCTCCACTCAGCTGGCAGGGCCTCAAGTCTCCAGCCAGAGTTGCACTTGCGAGATTATGCATGAAGCAGCACAAGCTAGGAATGGATGAGGAGATACTCGATTTAGGTGAGATTTTTTCTCTGTTTTTGATCAAGTAATGCATGAAGTCATCAAGAACTGGTGACCAGAATCTATTTGTGGTTGCGGTCATGCAAATTCATGTGTATATAGTACATACAAATATATGAGTATAATTTTTGCACATTTTTCGTTTCATATGATGAGTTTAGTGTCAATGGTTTGTGGCTTTGGGTATAATTTACAGAGTTGGAATTGATGAAGGAGAGATTTTCAAAGCTATTATTGGGAGAGGATATGTCTGGAAGTGGTACAGGGGTGCCCACTGCTATCACAATCTCAAATGCCATCACAAATCTCTATGGTAAGATTTGAAACTCCACGGGAAGTTTAATCGAACGCGGGTTttgtatttttgaaattttgtttttatttataggCTGCATCTAATTGTAGTTTTATGTGATGCAGCTTCAATATTTGGTCAGCATCAGAGATTAGAGCCTTTGAATCTTGATAGGAAGATGATGTGGAAAAGAGAAATGAATTGTCTGTTATCTGTATGTGATTACATGGTGGAATTGAGTCCAACTTTGCATAGTTTGAAAGATGGGACTACTTTAGAGGTGCGTCTATACATACACAATTACGCACACTCAACAACTAAGTTTTTAGGCCATATTTAACAGCATTGGATCCAAGAATTTAGTTGCTTTTTTCGGCACGTCATATTATTTTTTCCGAGGGACGACTGCGTCTTAATGACGAGGAAGAATTCATTTGCAGGTGATGACAAGTAGACCAAGACCTGACATTTGCATCAACCTTCCTGCCTTGAAGAAACTTGATGCAATGCTACTggtaaatatttgaaattcgaAACAATACGCTATGTCATTTCCCTTCGGGGATGTGTTAAAACGCCGTTTCATATCCAAAAATAGCAAGAAAAAATCGCTTACTGCGAATTTTGAAGTCAAACATGAAGAAATTTTTTACTGTTCTCGCTATCCGTCTTGAACTTTCTATCAATTCAAGCAAGAATGTTTGGAGGTGAAACTGAGGATAAAACCGATGTACTGAACAGGACATATTGGAGAGCTTTAAGGAGACTGAGTTTTGGTATGCAGAACAAGGTAGCATATCAGGGAATTCGACACATTCTGGGTCGTTTAGGAGGATAATTCAACCTCAGAAACCTGTACACAAAGAAGAAGAGAAGTGGTGGTTGCCTGTTCCATGCATACCCACAGATGGGCTCTCTGAGGAATCAAAGAAGCATTTACGAAAAAAGCGCGACATTGCCAACCAAATCCACAAGGCTGCTATGGCTATAAACAGTGGCATTCTTGCTGAAATGCAGATTCCAGAATCGTTCATGGCCTCTCTTCCTAAGGTAATAAACTCAATTCTGAATGCTAAATGTTAGTATCACCTATAATGTCCTAAATCTTACCATATGATCTGGTTTTATGTTATTGTAGAGTGGAAAAGCAAGTGTAGGAGATGCAATCTACAAATACATGTACAATGCTGAGAAATTCTCAGCTGATCATCTTCTTGACTCGCTCAACATATGTTCGGAACACGAAGCCCTCGAACTGGCGGACAAAGTCGAGGCGTCCATGTACACTTGGCGTCGTAAAATGTTCACGGCTCACTCAAAATCATCATGGGGCATGGTTAAGGACCTTGTGTCTGACATAGATCGAAGTGACAAGAATCATCTCTTAGCAAACAGAGCCGATACCTTATTGTTATGTTTGAAACTCAGATACCCAAAACTTTCTCAAACGACACTTGATATGTGTAAAATCCAGTACAACATGGTAAGTCTCCTGTCCAAATTCGTTAATCGAATATCTTGATATTAATTTCAACACGGAAATGAATGATTCGGTTCGTGCATGCAGGATGTAGGACAAGCAATTCTAGAGAGCTACTCCAGAGTGTTGGAAAGCTTGGCATTCAACATTGTTGCCTGGATTGATGATGTTCTTTTTGTAGATAAGACCATGAAGAAACAAGAGTAGGTTTTTCAAGAACTACTACGAACATGGAACAGACAATGAAAATAGACACGACTACAAGCCAGTAGGCGCACGAGTTTACGAGTCTACGAGCCCTCTTGATAGACACGAGTTTTCAGAACGGAAATGAGAAATTTTGACGTAATTAGCTCCTTCATTCAAATGCCATGACTATACAATTGTTGACATGTATAGGAGGAAATTGACGCTTATGTTTACTAAAATTATGCAATGATTAAACAAAGGAAGTTCAAATGGGTTCTCATCTCAACACATGTACTTAATTAAAAGAGGATACTAATCTATGATTACAATAGTCATTCGTAATACTCATCTGAGATGATTAGTCATACAATAACTATTTCGTTGAATCTGATTCTTATGATCAGCAATATCAATACCCGTTTCTTCCATTCTGACATATTTTACTTGGCATCCCTTAGCTATAATTTTCAATTTACAACTCATCTTGTTCATTCTGTCATCACAAAACTAAACATATACTCAAAACTATAAACATATAGATGCAGACACTCGCTAAAACAATCACAAAATCCAGAAAACTATATATAGCACCCCACACCAACACCTTGTTTCCTAATAACGGGTTAGATCTACTCAACACATAATGAAGCCGTATTTCAAGCTTCTGATCACTCGCGGTATCCACCTATTTCATGGGAAAAACTGGAAAGAAAATGATAATTTATTCGCAGACTcgtaaaatcaagaaaaagtctcACATTAGTCAGCATCAAGGTATGTCCACAAGCTTCCGGCATCATGCTGCTCTCTCCAAATGAGGAATAAAAAGTATTGTTACATTTTCATCCAAGTATCATGAATCATCGTCTATGATAGTATCATTTACGAAGGTCAGAACAGTATCTTCCACCAGTTCATCAAAAATGGTTTCCCCCATATCATAACCTGTTAGCTCAATATCCGACCGGATGCTTAGCTGTTTTCCAAAGTTTTCCATGTCAGTTTTGACAAGCTGATCCAGAGAATGAGGCACAGGAGACCATAAGAGATGCCATTCGACTCGTTTCCATACCTCGTTAATTAGATCCATCCCTGTTGGAACTGGCAGAATATTATGTGAAACACTTGATATTCCAGTCAAGCACTCGAAATGTGCCTCACACACTTCCTTTAGAACTACATTAGAACAATCAAAAAGAAGTTTTTGATCGTGCCGTGGTCGGCTAGAAAATAACTCAACTTCATCAAACAATGAAGGATC
This sequence is a window from Primulina tabacum isolate GXHZ01 chromosome 17, ASM2559414v2, whole genome shotgun sequence. Protein-coding genes within it:
- the LOC142530908 gene encoding rop guanine nucleotide exchange factor 3-like, which produces MDRSTSNSHDENNDLGYRPSLSTGPSLNTETMSYSASSGDSFAYCRTNSEISAFSGQADDITCSEAASPLSWQGLKSPARVALARLCMKQHKLGMDEEILDLELELMKERFSKLLLGEDMSGSGTGVPTAITISNAITNLYASIFGQHQRLEPLNLDRKMMWKREMNCLLSVCDYMVELSPTLHSLKDGTTLEVMTSRPRPDICINLPALKKLDAMLLDILESFKETEFWYAEQGSISGNSTHSGSFRRIIQPQKPVHKEEEKWWLPVPCIPTDGLSEESKKHLRKKRDIANQIHKAAMAINSGILAEMQIPESFMASLPKSGKASVGDAIYKYMYNAEKFSADHLLDSLNICSEHEALELADKVEASMYTWRRKMFTAHSKSSWGMVKDLVSDIDRSDKNHLLANRADTLLLCLKLRYPKLSQTTLDMCKIQYNMDVGQAILESYSRVLESLAFNIVAWIDDVLFVDKTMKKQE